The Temnothorax longispinosus isolate EJ_2023e chromosome 12, Tlon_JGU_v1, whole genome shotgun sequence genome includes a window with the following:
- the LOC139823341 gene encoding cytochrome P450 9e2-like, which translates to MIYIIALSVIAGALGLYYLFKDLNHFKKHGIPHKTPIPLLGNMGPSIFRRQSVAELVKDVYNLHPEAKYVGIFDMTVPLVMIRDPELIKTIALKHFEQFPEHRSFVDENQDPLFGRNLFSIRGEKWRQVRSLLSPAFTSSKMKSMFKLMSDCGADFANYLAQLPPEQRVVQMKDIFTRYTNDVIATCAFGLSVNSMKNPENQFYVYGREATTFDSIAFIKLYIFRSLPWFARLVNLKLIRQTIAEFFRNLIETTIKTRDENGIVRPDMLQLMMENRGKEGKAELSIDDMVAQAFIFFFGGFESTSTLMCFAAHEIAVNQDIQEKLQKEIDQVLEETNGQAPYDAVNGMEYLDAVINEALRMYPVAVAMDRLCVEDFELPPALPGLKPYSIKKGQGIWVPVYGLQQDPKYFQEPEKFDPERFRGERKKDSLNCGAYLPFGLGPRMCIGNRFALLETKVLLFHLLARCDLKTCEKTPIPLKIAKDGFNMKAEGGFWLKVLPRKDTHHTLPANLVNGPH; encoded by the coding sequence atgatatatataattgctttGTCGGTGATAGCAGGTGCTTTAGGCctttattatttgttcaaGGATTTAAATCACTTTAAAAAACATGGCATACCGCATAAGACACCTATTCCTTTACTGGGAAATATGGGACCATCGATCTTTCGTCGTCAATCTGTAGCCGAACTTGTAAAGGACGTTTACAATCTACATCCCGAAGCTAAGTACGTTGGCATATTTGACATGACCGTTCCACTTGTGATGATTCGCGATCCCGAACTCATTAAGACCATCGCATTAAAACACTTCGAGCAGTTCCCTGAGCATCGCAGTTTCGTAGATGAAAATCAAGATCCATTATTTGGCAGAAATCTTTTCTCTATTCGCGGAGAGAAATGGCGGCAAGTACGATCTTTATTGAGTCCAGCCTTTACATCGAGCAAAATGAAAAGCATGTTTAAGCTAATGTCGGATTGCGGTGCCGACTTCGCTAATTACTTGGCGCAATTGCCACCAGAGCAGAGGGTAGTGCAAATGAAAGACATCTTTACGAGGTATACTAACGATGTGATTGCTACTTGCGCTTTTGGCCTTAGTGTTAATTCCATGAAAAATCCGGAGAATCAATTCTATGTATACGGTAGAGAAGCGACTACTTTCGACAGTATTGCCTTCATAAAGCTATACATATTTAGAAGCTTGCCTTGGTTTGCACGATTGGTCAACTTGAAATTGATTCGTCAAACCATAGCAGAATTCTTCCGAAATCTCATAGAAACCACCATAAAAACTAGGGATGAGAATGGTATCGTTCGTCCTGATATGTTGCAATTGATGATGGAAAACAGAGGTAAGGAAGGCAAGGCAGAATTGTCTATCGATGATATGGTAGCACAGgctttcatctttttctttggTGGCTTCGAGAGTACTTCAACGTTAATGTGCTTTGCCGCTCACGAAATCGCAGTAAATCAAGATATACAAGAAAAACTTCAAAAAGAGATTGACCAAGTCTTGGAAGAAACGAATGGACAAGCACCTTACGATGCGGTTAATGGCATGGAATATTTAGATGCTGTGATCAACGAGGCTCTCAGGATGTATCCGGTTGCTGTAGCAATGGACAGATTATGCGTAGAAGATTTCGAGTTGCCGCCGGCATTACCAGGATTGAAACCATATTCTATAAAGAAAGGACAAGGCATATGGGTACCGGTTTATGGACTTCAACAGGATCCTAAATATTTCCAAGAGCCGGAGAAGTTTGATCCCGAGCGGTTTCGTGGTGAACGGAAAAAGGACAGTCTCAACTGCGGAGCCTATCTACCTTTCGGTCTTGGTCCAAGAATGTGCATAGGTAATAGATTCGCCTTGCTGGAGACGAAGGTTCTACTTTTTCATCTATTGGCCCGTTGCGATTTGAAAACCTGCGAGAAGACGCCAATACCACTCAAGATCGCTAAGGACGGCTTCAATATGAAGGCTGAAGGAGGTTTCTGGCTGAAGGTGTTGCCACGAAAAGATACACATCACACTCTTCCAGCTAATCTTGTTAATGGACCACACTAA
- the LOC139823342 gene encoding cytochrome P450 9e2-like, with amino-acid sequence MEYWTIALSILAGILAIYYYSSRKDSNVFRQHGIPHAKDYFLLKKIWKILIRPKSIADMMTEIYEVHSDAKYIGMFDFTKSIVMIRDLELLKSVAIKNFDAFQDHLFFGNETQDPLFGNNLFALRGDKWRDIRALLSPAFTASKMRAMFQLISECAVNFSEYVMNVPSDKRVMEMKDIFTRYASDVIATCAFGINVDSMRNPENEFYVFGKKTTDFGFVALIKILMYQHVPSLIRLLNLKLIDDRTSAFFVNLVADTIRIREEKGITRPDMIQLLMDSKSKREPGRELTILNMTSQAFIFFLAGFETSSTLMSFAAHEIAVNPDVQEKLQNEIDKVLKDTNGQPSYEAINGMKYLNAVINEALRKYPVQPMTDRLCVKDFELPPALPNAKPYLVKEGMLLFIPFYALQHDPKYFPEPDKFKPERFLLDEGERCNFDAYYPFGLGPRMCIGNRFALLETRTLLFHLLARCQLMPCEKTSISAKLQKGGFSMRIEGGFWLSIVPRENRHPTITEAN; translated from the coding sequence ATGGAGTACTGGACGATAGCCTTATCAATATTAGCCGGTATACTTGCCATTTACTATTACTCGTCCCGCAAAGATTCGAACGTATTTCGGCAACACGGAATTCCACATGCAAAAGATTATTTCTTGTTAAAAAAGATTTGGAAAATCTTAATACGTCCAAAAAGTATCGCCGATATGATGACAGAAATATACGAAGTGCATTCTGATGCTAAGTACATTGGTATGTTTGATTTCACGAAATCGATCGTAATGATCCGTGATCTTGAACTCCTCAAGTCTGTCgctatcaaaaattttgacgCGTTTCAAGATCACCTCTTTTTCGGCAACGAAACTCAAGATCCGCTTTTCGGAAACAATCTGTTTGCCCTTCGCGGCGACAAATGGCGTGACATTAGAGCGCTTCTGAGTCCCGCTTTTACAGCTAGCAAAATGAGAGCGATGTTTCAATTAATATCCGAGTGCGCTGTGAATTTTTCCGAGTACGTAATGAACGTACCGTCAGACAAACGCGTTATGGAAATGAAAGACATATTCACGAGATACGCTAGCGATGTGATCGCCACATGCGCCTTTGGTATTAACGTGGATTCGATGAGAAATCCGGAGAACGAATTTTATGTTTTCGGCAAAAAAACGACAGATTTTGGCTTCGTTgctcttataaaaattttaatgtatcaGCACGTGCCGTCGCTCATACGTCTGTTAAATCTCAAGTTAATAGATGATCGTACTAGTGCATTCTTTGTAAATCTGGTAGCTGATACTATAAGGATCAGAGAAGAGAAAGGTATTACTCGCCCGGACATGATCCAGCTGCTAATGGATAGCAAAAGTAAAAGAGAACCCGGGAGAGAACTGACCATTTTGAACATGACATCGCaggcgtttattttttttctcgctggTTTCGAGACCAGCTCAACGCTGATGAGTTTCGCGGCACATGAAATTGCCGTCAATCCAGATGTCCAAGAGAAGCTGCAAAATGAGATCGACAAGGTTTTGAAAGATACGAATGGCCAACCATCTTATGAGGCGATCAACGGAATGAAGTATTTAAATGCCGTTATCAACGAGGCTCTCAGGAAGTATCCGGTACAACCAATGACGGACAGATTATGCGTGAAGGATTTTGAATTGCCTCCTGCACTGCCAAATGCAAAGCCGTATCTTGTGAAAGAAGGAATGTTACTCTTCATCCCGTTTTATGCGCTTCAACATGACCCTAAATACTTTCCAGAACCGGATAAGTTCAAGCCCGAGAGATTCCTGCTCGATGAAGGAGAAAGGTGTAATTTTGACGCTTATTATCCATTTGGATTAGGTCCGAGGATGTGCATCGGCAATAGGTTTGCGTTACTAGAGACGAGGACTTTGTTATTTCATCTTCTGGCTCGTTGCCAGTTAATGCCGTGTGAAAAGACTTCGATATCTGCAAAGTTACAAAAAGGTGGATTCTCAATGCGGATTGAAGGCGGTTTCTGGTTGAGTATTGTACCGAGAGAGAACCGGCATCCTACAATTACCGAAGCAAACTAG